GTATTCAGTAATAGACTGAAGGGACTCTATATAGCTTTCTGGATGTATTTTTCTGTGCTGCAAATTCCAGCCACCTCAGCTTCCTCAAATTCCCATCTCAATTTACTCAATTTATCAAGACCTGGTGCTCTGCCTGGCACTCTCTATACATTGCAGTCTGGCATGTGCTTCCGAGCAGAAAGCTAGGGTGATCACAGGGCTCACCacatttgttttccttctccAAAATAGTTTTCAGGGATCACAGTCCTATATTGTCTGTTATCTACTGTCTAAAACCAGTTGTTTCATGTAATTTACccagtttttatagttttagaagGTAAAATTCTATACCAGTATGTCAAAGTATGAATTTTAAATCtagaatttctttcttctttcaaccACTTAAgtttttagtttccaaatgtaaTTCAGCTTTGTGCTAGAATTAATCATTTGGGTTTACCGAACCCACACCTACTTCTAATTTGCTGTGTGAATACTGGCAAATCCCACTTCTTCTTTGACTTTTACATCCACACTGAATTGAATACAACCCTATTCTTCCTACTTCTTAGGTGTTCCATAACaagcaaatagaaacaaaaacaaagcacaaTAAATAAGGATGAGGTTATAAAAGCtgacacttggccctggccagttggctcagcggtagagcgtcggcctggcgtgcgggggacccgggttcgatttccagccagagcacataggagaagtgcccatttgcttctccatccccccccttcctctctgtctctctcttcccctcccgcagccaaggctccattggagcaaagatggccagggcgctggggatggctccttggcctctgccccaggcgctagagtggctctggtcacggcagagtgaccccccggaggggcagagcatggcccctggtgggcgtgccgggtggatcccggtcaggtgcatgcgggagtctgtctgactgtccctccccatttccagcttcagaaaaatacaaaaacaaaacaaaacaaaaaaaacctgacacTTCCAGAACCTCTTTGGCCCAGCATTCAGTTCATATTGTAAGGTCTAAAGGGGGCTGAAATTAAAGTATGGTAAGACTGATGCTGTTTCATTGCCTTTCCTCCTATTACTGAATGCCAGGAACTTTGTAAGGCATGAATTAACTCACTAAATCCTCATAACTGCCCCATGGGACAGGTAATGTTATTTGTTGCCATTTCTCACATGAGATTGAGACACAGATGAAGCAATTTGCAGAAGGTACTGTTAAGTGGCAGTGGCAGAATTGGGATTGATTTGAACCCAAGCTGTGCAATGCAGGAGCCATGCTCTTAATCAATATGTGACTAtttgaaagctttttttcttcttttccaagttgagaggagaagagatagacagattcctgtatgcaccctgactgggatccacttggcaaccccagtctggggctggtgctctgcccatcttggggacctgctcccaactgagctatttttagcacctaaggcagaggctccacagagtcctCCTAAGTGTCCGGGCcagtgcacttgaaccaattgagctatggctgcaggaggcagaagcagatgttccttctcctgtgtgccctgactgggaatcgaacctgtgacatccacacaccaggccgacaccctgccattgagccaaccagccagggccttgaaaacTTAAAATTCATCAGCTGCTGCTGATGGAGAATCATTGTCATAGACTGTAAATTCAACCTGAGAATCCCTTAAACAAGTCCTATTTGTTTAGTGAGCCTGATTTccataaacagaaaatatagttGGAATATGTGATTCCTGAGAAAAACACCCTATCAATAGTATGGCAGGAAATGGTGGAAGATGAAATATAGCAAAAACTACCTAGGAAATGGGATCTGAGCGGGGTCAAAGGGTCCAGTAAGGGTGTGTGGGGTCACTGGTGTTTACTGAATTTCTCTTGTCTGGTAGCTGTTTTGATATTAATATATTGtttctattattctttttctcctcattttcagACACGTTTAATCAAGTCAAGCACCAAAATGCTAACACTCTTTCCTAGAGAGAGAAAGGCTAACATCTCTTTTACTCAAAGAAGAACTCCACCTGCAGGTGTTCGGCAGACCAGCATCGCTTCCTTCTTCACCCTGCAGCCAGGTACAGTGACCTGTCTGGGAGTACCCAGGGAGCAAAAAGGAGCGTATTCATTTTTTCATGATGGAACATTTTTAAGTGGTGATAACAGTGCATTGTGTTAAAATAGCTCAACTATTAGAAAAGATTCGAAAACACAAGAAATAATTGCCTTTTGAAAAGCAATATGTACATTTTTACAAATGTACGTTTTGGTTTTTTCTCAGTCTAATGATAAATATTTGTATTCCTTATCAGAGCAGTGAGGAAAGGTATAGTTGGGAGCTGGGGTATATGGGGAAGCTGACTTTTAGTTAAGTGTATGTCTACAATTGGTCACAATGAGTAGTCTGTAAGATTGATTGACAATTGATATTTTTGTATGAAGCTTTTCAAATCAGTCAAGGTTcagtgatacttttttttcttagaaagattGGCATAAAGTTGGCTTGTGTCCCATCATCCTTAGACAGTTTTTGCTTGTAGGTCCCACATCAGGGGACCACATGACTCAGAACTGGCTAGGAGTTACAGAGAAGGTTGGAGGGCTATCGAAGGAACGCTCTTTCTCTTGGTGCTTTTCCCAGGGTTGCTTtgcataaaccaggggtccccaaactatggcccgcgggccgcatgcggccccctgaggccatttatccagcccccgccgcacttctggagagggcacatctttcattggtggtcagtgagaggagcacattgaccgtctcattagccaaaatcaggcccatagttcccattgaaatactggtcagtttgttgattttaaatttacttgttctttattttaaatattgtattctcgttgtttttttactttaaaataagatatgtgcagtgtgcatagtgatttgttcatagttttttttatagtccggccctccaacggtctgagggacagtgaactggccccttgtgtaaaaagtttggggacccttggcatAAACCTTCAACACGCAGTCTTCCTACCCCAAACAAAAACTCTTTTGCTTTAATAAGGAcagacttttttttccctaaaaacaCTTTGCATTTCAAAATTGATATAGTCTACAATCTACATAGAATTCTATAGCAAAATTGAGAATCCTTTCACAAGTTTCTGTAATATAATTCTTATAATTAGACCTTGGTATAATTTGGGGGCAGGAGTTAGGAATTCCATGGTATTAGTCCTTAAGGCATAACCAGGTCCATTCCACGCCTTATAAAATTGGCAGGCTGGACACTAGTAGTTTATCATCTTTCCTACTGGTTGCTATAGCATCTAATTGTCTTTGCTCTTTACCATGAAATGTTTGGGGAGTGGGGAATCTATGTTCTGTAGACTGTCACCAGCAGGTTCCTCAGAGTTGGATGGTTAATGTGATCTTTGAGGCCTTGTAAAAATAGTGTGTTAAGCATGTTCCCTGATGTGCCCCGTTACACAAACCCCACATAAGAAAACTAATCTGTAAAAGTAGGCTTTGGTCTATGTTGTATTTGACTTTATTATGGAGATCATGGGAAGCATCCCTATATTTGAGTAGGGGAGTATATAAAAATCTGTTTAGAAAGATCATTCAGGAGAGAAAAGTGATTAAAAGCAGGAAGCTCAGCTACAAAGATATGTGAAGAGTCCAAGACCCTTGCACACTAGGTAGTGATAGTAGCTAgtattgatttcagaaagagcCAGCTAAATCATGCTCAAGGCAGAGGTTTCCTGcagaataatatttattcatgTCTGTTTTACTAGGAAAGACAAATGGTGGTGATCAGAGGAGTGTTTCATCTCATTCAGAAAGTCAGACCAGCAGGAAGTCTAAGAAAGGTGAAACCCAGCTAGACCATCTGATCCAGGGCTTGGGGGATGATTGTGTGGCACCCCCATTAGCCACTTCAACCCCTGCAGACATTCAGGAAGCTGGACTTTCTCCTTGGTCCCTCCAGGCTTCTGACCACTGCAGAATGGGAATCCCATTCTTGACTGTGCCATCTTTGTTCCAGACTGATGCTTTAGTCAGTGCTGGAGAGAGACAAGACTCACTGGCTTGTTCCTTCTCCCAGGACTTGGAAAGCTCTTACTTGCTGGAccaaaaggagggagaagagtcTTCCTGGAAAAAGCAATGGCTTCACAGATCTAAGAAAAAGAACTGCCAGGGTCTGGAGAACCACAGTACACCACTTCGGGGCAAGGGCCATCTGCCCTTGGACAAACCTAAATCGGAAAAGGCGTCTGCCAAAGAAAATAGGCAGGCCCCTGTCCTCTTTCAAACATACAGGGATTCCTGGAGTggagaaaacacagaagcagTGAAACAAAGTTCTTGTCCTGTTTCAGTGTTTTCCTGGGACAGTGAAAAGAGTGACAGGGACTCCTGGAGTCAGCTTTTCACTGAGGATTCTCAGGGCCAGCGGGTCATTGCCCACAACTCTAGAGCACCTTTCCTAGATGTAAGCAACACCTGCAATCAGGGCTTAGGGCAGTTTCCTAACATGCCTTGGGCTCAGTGCCAAGATAGCCCCACTCAGTTAAATCTACAGCCTGATCTGCACTTTACCCAGGACTCTGAAGGTAATCAAGTTATCAGGCACTAAGTCTAAATGTCTTTGAgggtttggtttttaaaataccttGAAATGACAGCTATAGGAAAATATCTTGGGGAGGAGTTGGGGGAGTATGTTTGGGTCAGGGGAGGAAGGTATAGGATGAAGCTGTTATTGagcattttgtgtgtgtaaataaaGCAGATGCTGACACTTGAGACAGTATGGTTGGCATCACACTTTCCCCTGAAGAGGTGGCTGGTAAATTCCCTGTGCGAATCTGGTGAGCACTGAGGGGGCCTGTAGTCCCTTTACTGAAGAGCCTGTTACTCAGCCTGCACTGAGCCACCTCTTTCCCTT
The Saccopteryx bilineata isolate mSacBil1 chromosome 3, mSacBil1_pri_phased_curated, whole genome shotgun sequence DNA segment above includes these coding regions:
- the AUNIP gene encoding aurora kinase A- and ninein-interacting protein isoform X2; the protein is MRRGGPEEEEEACGVWLDAAALKRRKVQTRLIKSSTKMLTLFPRERKANISFTQRRTPPAGVRQTSIASFFTLQPGKTNGGDQRSVSSHSESQTSRKSKKGETQLDHLIQGLGDDCVAPPLATSTPADIQEAGLSPWSLQASDHCRMGIPFLTVPSLFQTDALVSAGERQDSLACSFSQDLESSYLLDQKEGEESSWKKQWLHRSKKKNCQGLENHSTPLRGKGHLPLDKPKSEKASAKENRQAPVLFQTYRDSWSGENTEAVKQSSCPVSVFSWDSEKSDRDSWSQLFTEDSQGQRVIAHNSRAPFLDVSNTCNQGLGQFPNMPWAQCQDSPTQLNLQPDLHFTQDSEGNQVIRH
- the AUNIP gene encoding aurora kinase A- and ninein-interacting protein isoform X1, with protein sequence MRRGGPEEEEEACGVWLDAAALKRRKVQRGQREREREEEEEQEASTPICALTGLGQGFEPATSAFQVDALSTAPPQTRLIKSSTKMLTLFPRERKANISFTQRRTPPAGVRQTSIASFFTLQPGKTNGGDQRSVSSHSESQTSRKSKKGETQLDHLIQGLGDDCVAPPLATSTPADIQEAGLSPWSLQASDHCRMGIPFLTVPSLFQTDALVSAGERQDSLACSFSQDLESSYLLDQKEGEESSWKKQWLHRSKKKNCQGLENHSTPLRGKGHLPLDKPKSEKASAKENRQAPVLFQTYRDSWSGENTEAVKQSSCPVSVFSWDSEKSDRDSWSQLFTEDSQGQRVIAHNSRAPFLDVSNTCNQGLGQFPNMPWAQCQDSPTQLNLQPDLHFTQDSEGNQVIRH